Genomic DNA from Candidatus Binatia bacterium:
TGGCTAAAGTCCCCGACCTCCTCGAGGGAGGGGTCGATCGGAAGCCCAGCGGCCTCGAGCGCATCTCGGAAGCCCAGCAGCCGGTCGAGGGCGGCTGGCATATCGAGCGAGCCCGAGATCGTTGCCACCTTCCGGCGCCCCTGCGCGAGCAAATGCGCCGTCGCCGCCGCCGCGCCGCCGCGGCTGTCCGCGTCGACGTAGCTGGCCTGAGCACCTCGGGGCGGCCGACCGTTGACGACTACCGGCACCCCCCGAGCCGCAAGGCGCTCCGGGAGCGGGTCGTCGCCGTGGAGTGCCGTCAGCACGACGCCGTCGATGTGGCCAGCTGCGACGTACTGCTCGAGACGCTTCTCCTCCTCGCCGGATTGTGGCATGAGGAGGACGAGCTGGATGCCACGAGGCGCGAGTGCGGTGCCGATCCCATTGAGGAAGAGGAGGAAGAAAGGGTCAGTGAAGAGCCGGGCGGTCGGTTCCGGGATGACCACACCGATCGAATCGCTGCGACGGGTCACCAGGCTTCGCGCGGCATGGTTCGGAACGTAACCGAGGCGAGCGATTGCCTTCTCCACGGCTCGCCGCACATCCGGGCTCACCTTCGGGCTGTCGTTCACGACCCGGGAGACCGTCGCCCGTGAGACGCCGGCCATCCGGGCAACCTCCTCGAGCGTCACGTTGCGGCCGATGGCCCTGTCGTCCTGCGTCATCGCTCCTCTTGACCGCGCCCTTCGCGGCGTCCAGCGCCTGATCTGGTCCCGGGGCGGGACGCGCGGCGACGCATCTACAGGGCTCGCGACAAACCGCCCTTGATCTCCACGGGGGGATGCGTGGATGTGAGAGCGCTCCCACGTCATCGCAACGCACGGTAC
This window encodes:
- a CDS encoding LacI family DNA-binding transcriptional regulator, whose protein sequence is MTQDDRAIGRNVTLEEVARMAGVSRATVSRVVNDSPKVSPDVRRAVEKAIARLGYVPNHAARSLVTRRSDSIGVVIPEPTARLFTDPFFLLFLNGIGTALAPRGIQLVLLMPQSGEEEKRLEQYVAAGHIDGVVLTALHGDDPLPERLAARGVPVVVNGRPPRGAQASYVDADSRGGAAAATAHLLAQGRRKVATISGSLDMPAALDRLLGFRDALEAAGLPIDPSLEEVGDFSQEGATRAMNLLLERQPDLDGLFVASDSMAAMALGVLQSAGRRVPDDVAVVGFDDQPIAGTTRPPLSSVRHPIEAMSHEMVRLLLHNIDARDHLPRQVMFPTELVVRESSGGLPTKRS